A segment of the Halocatena salina genome:
GTCCCAACTCCAACGCCGACCGCGATCAGGACGAGAGTGATAATCCCCGTGACTGTGATCGCTCGATACGGCGTCCGGAACCGTTCATGGACCTCGTTGAGCCAGTTGACGAGGATCCGGTCACGACCCATCGCGAAGTTGACCCGAGCGGCCGAAAGGATGCTCGCGTTTGCACTCGATACCGTCGCAAGGACTGCACCGGCGATCATTACCAGTCCTCCGATCGCTCCCATGAATTCAGTAGCAACGTCGGCAACTGGAATCTGGGATGCTGAGAGGGCATCAATCGACAGCGTTCCCGTCGAGACGAACATCACGCCGACGTACATCAGCGTCGGCGTCACCACAGCCGCAATCATCGCGAGCGGGAGATTCCGACTCGGATTTTTGATCTCCTCAGCACTGGTCGCAATAACCTCGAACCCGATGAACGAGACGTAGACGGTCCCGATTGTCGCTGCAACCGCTGGCCACCCATTCGGGTTGAATTCTCCGAGAGCCGGCCCGCCGAAGATACCCAGAGCGAGAAACGCGAGAATAAGCCCGACGAGCGATAGGACAATGACGTTCTGGAGCGCGCCGGTTTCCTTGACTCCATAGTAGTTGACTGCCGTCAACACCGCAGCCATTACGAGTGCGGCGGCGGTGATCCCGATCTGGCCCCAACCAGCAAGAAAGCTGATGTACTGGCCGAGTCCCGGAAGGAGATACTGACCGAAGCCGATCATGTAGAACGCCGAGGCGAACGTCAGTCCGGCCCACATTCCCCAGCCGACGATACTGCCGAAGAACGGCCCGAGTGCTCGATTGACGTAGTAGTAACTACCGCCAGCCTTCGGCATTCCGGTTGCTAACTCCGAAAGGGAAAGCGCTGCTAACAACGAAACGAGACCCCCACCGAAAAACGAGATCATACTTGCGGGACCAGCTTGCTCGGCAGCGATGCTCGGTAGGACGAAAATCCCTGCTCCGATCATCGTTCCGAGACCGATCGTGTAAGCCTCAAGGAAGCCGAGATCGCGGGCAAGCTCTTGTTCGGTCTCACTCATGCGATGCTATCGTTCCGTCATGTACATTGCTATGTGTATGCATACTCGAATCAACTCAACTATCATTCGTTTTCGGCCTCTTCTGGGAGGGTGATAACCGGACGATCCACGTTCGTGATCAATTTCAGCGTCTTATCACCCGATATAAATTTGATGAAGCGATTCCCGCCTCGGGGATGGAACGCGATAGCGCTGGCATCTACGTCTACCGCGACTTCTATAATAGCAGCAACAACATCTCTTCGGTAGACAGTTGCTGTCTCTATCTCTGGAATGAATCCACGGAACGCACCGAATGCATCCGAAGCCCGTTGTTCAGCCTGTTCGAGCGGGAGCTTATCTGGCACTCCTTCCCCCTTTTCGATTACATGAACGACGGTTATTTGACCGTACTCATAGCAATCCAGCACCTGTGCCGTTTCACGAGCATCCTCTTCGTTCGCAACCGGGACAACGAGATGTTTTGTAAGCAATCTAGACATATCTTACCCCTCCGTCTCAGACTGGCTGACATTCTCACTGCCACAATGTGGACAGACAGATGCGTTTTTATCAAGATGACATCCGCAAGAATTACAGCGAATTTGTTCCGAGTTATGGACGTCTCCGAGATACGCCCAGTGCAGTGATTCTGTTCCATCCAGCTGCGGTTCCCGACGGACGTGATACAGTGAAACGATCTCTGTATTAGCACCAGGACCATCTGAGTCCGGCGGATGCTTTCGCACGAGCGCGTACGCGCCGTGGTTCTCGATCTGGAGGACGTCCCCAGCTGCGGTTGCTTCAATCTCCTCTTCGATCGGAGTACGAAGCGCCTCAATACGGCGCTCGACGTACGAAAGAATGGCTTTCAACTCAGGTAGCTGTAGCGAGTCGATACGCTGAATCAACGCATCCGAAAGGGTATCCGGTGGCTCCGGCTCCTTATTCGAGTTACTCATATCTCATTCTTCCTGCGAAAGGACCACGCTCATCCAGTTTCCGAAAAGAACCACGTGGGAACCGCCACACAGAGAGCTCAGTTGCGTCTAAGACGAGCGAACCAAATGGGCGGACGATAGTGTTCCCTGTACTGATCAGTTGAACTGCACTAGTTGACGAGGAAACGAGGGTGTACAGTGGGCCCATATACGAAGTTATACTATGGAACGGTAAAAATATACCGGATTCACAAACGATACCGAAATAAATAATAGAAATATTTTTTATTCGTTTATGCTGGTCGTCAAGGAGTCTACTGCTGGATTAGACGCAGTTCCAGGTAGTTTGAATGCGTTGGGTTTGGATAATAGACCAATTCCCAATCAGATGCCTAACGATAACTTAAAAGTCTTTGAGGAATCAATATGGAAGTATAAGTATGTCCTTTCAAATCGATACGGTCGATGAACAGATCTTATATTATCTCTCTCAAGAGGCCCGTCACACGTCTGCGCCCGATATCGCAGAGAAAGTCGACGTCTCAGCACCGACCGTTCGGAATCGAATCCGTCGACTCGAAGAAGCGGGTGTAATCCGAGGATATCATGTTGATATTAATTATCAGGAGGTAGACGGACGGCTCACGAACTACTACGTGTGCAGTACTGGCTCTCGTGACCGGGAAGAGATGGCCCAACGAGTCCTTGATATTTCGGGCGTGATAAACGTTCGAGAGATCATGTCCGGCAAAGGGGATCTCCGGATTACGGTCGTTGGGACGGACACCGACGATCTTACGCGAATCGCTCAGGGGATTACATCGCTTGGCATCGAAATCGACGACGAGGACCTGATTCATCGGGAGTATTTCCGCCCCTACGCGCCATTTGGTCCCCGTGATGAAGAGTTGGCCTCACCAGTCACCGGTGTCGCTGGACTCGCTGGCGATGCTGATGTCGTTGAAGTGATTGTCAGAGAGGACGCGCCAATCGCGGGGAAAACGCTTCAGGAAGCAAACGAGAAAGGACTTGTTCCCTCCGACGTGCTTGTCGTCCGAATTAATCGCGACGAAGGGACGATTACACCAACAGGAAAGACGCTGATCAAGGAGGATGATTTTGTTACCATCCACTCCCGATCTGGCGTTACTGAGGAGACGCTCCGAGTGTTTACCGGAAGTTAAATTCTACCTGATTCCGTTGTCGAGTTGAATACCCTTGCTCATTGATCGGCACGTCCTATCCTAGTTTTCCAGCGCTAGTGGTAGGTGCCAACGCACATACGCGGTGGTGATTGATGTCGGCATAAAGTCAGCTCCTTTCGAACGGATTTAGGCTTATAAGTGATTGTTGATATTGGAACAAATGACTTAAAGTATAAACGCTCTCAGAATCCCCGATCGAAGGTCCACTACGATACCCGATAGTGCTGATATGCGTTACTCCTCCAAGAAGTCCCCGTATTGAACAGCCATTCCGAAGTCGCCAGCGTGGTCGATGGAGATCTGGTGAGCCTCTCTGGCCCCGTCGTCAGCCCAATCACGCTGAATTTCATAGAGGACTTGGGCCCAGGTGACCGGCGTCGCGCCCGCGTTCACCATCCGCTCAAGCGCATGTTCATGATCGGCGGCCGTCCGACCCCCACAGGCGTCGGCTACCACATACACATCGTAACCTGCATCGAGCGCCGAGAGCGCGGCGAAGCAAACGCATACCTCCGTCCAGAGACCAGCCATGACTAACCTGTCACGTCCCGTCGCTTCGACGGCCTCGACGTACGCCTCATTCTCCCACGAGTTCATCGACGTGCGGTCGATCACCGTTTCGTCTGAGAGTACGTCGCGAATTTCCTCAAAAAGTGGCCCATTGTGTTCCCTGCCGATGGTCGAAAGCACGACCGGAATATCGTACACATCTGCCGTCTTTGCAAGACCACCGACGTTGTTTTGGAGTGCTCCTGTCTCGATCGTATTGACGCCAAGTACCATCTCTGGTTGGTGGTCGATGAATGTGATCGCGCAGTTCTCCCGTGTGAGTAACCGTTCGCTCGGCGTTGCTGTTGCGTTTGTCATAGATGCCCTCCATCTCGCCACTGTCGTACTCACCGGTTGTCTAGTCTACCAATTCCGCTCGCACGATCCCCCGAGAGTACGGCATTAGCGGGTATTCACGGTTCTCTGGCATGGAATATAAACATTAGGCTACCGCAACTCCCCGACGCCCTTTGTCAGTATCCCGGGATATAATTATCCGAATGCCCGATGATCATCGAAGTCGACACCGAGTGCACGGCATGGACAGTTACCAACGGCCAGGAAATCCAGTGGCCGAGGCTGCTCGGCAGCCAACAAAATACAAGCGGAGACACCCTGAGCGCTACGGACCGTGGTCCAGATACCTCGGCCATGGCGTCGCGGTGAGTGTCGCTGACTGCCTGAGACCGTCGACATTGAGTTACATATATGACAAGAGATGATAGTATGGCCACGACGTGATTGAAATCGTTCGCAAGCGGAGTCTTGTACATGCTGCTGGATTACTGTGAGTCAATGCAGACGCATTACATCCATACGTCTGTAATTGGCAGCGCCTCCTTTACCTTTGCCACCACTTCGGTGGGATCATACTGTCCTACAATTTTCGGGGCGGCCTCTAGATTGCGTCTAGGATGAAGACACGTCCGGTTCCACAACCACTCCGACCAATTGATATCCTTCCTGCGCTAAACAGTAGCCGAATCAAACCCGTTTCGCTGGGTGCTATCTTTTCTTGTTCCGAGACGTACTGGTGAGCGGGATTTCGATGAGCGAAGCGACCAGCGTACTATACGTGACAGTAGTGGGAAGCACCGGGAAAATCCTACACGACGACCGTGCCTCATCGGGATTCGTGTTTCACGTGGACGACGAGTCGCGGGGTGTGCTCGACACCGACGGCAGGATGGCAGTGCGACTCGGCGAAGCCGATATCGTCTGCAACGATCGACAGCGCACTGTTCTCGCACCTCCACGCCGATCATACGGGCGTCGAACCAACACGATGGAGGAACAGACGCCTACGAGTGGTTGTATCGACGGACGATTCCGTCAGTCGTTTCGATGTACGTTCCCGGAACCACCTCCGATGTACGTCGATACGATTTATACTAGTCGTCTTACGAACCTTACTCCGATCCATCTTTTGTGAGGCGATTGAGGAGATCGGTCACGACTCGAAGCTCGTCCTCGTTGACGGTATGACCCATGCCCTCGTAGATGCGTTCGGTTACGTCGCCCCCAAGATCTTTAAAAACATCTGTTGACTCGTGGACGCGCTCTTGTGGGACGTGTGGATCGTCATCACTACAGCCGAGAAAAACCGGCGTATCGGAAAGCGATCCCTCGTAGTCGCGCGACGTGTCCTCGGGACCGATCAATCCTCCCGAAAGAACGGCGACGCCACCATAGCGCTGAGTGTTGCGGGCAACGAACTCCGCGGTGAGACAGCCCCCCTGTGAAAACCCGAGTAGTAGCGTATGTTCGGGCCCGATGCCAGCATCCGCTATCTCGTCGAGGACGTCATTGATGGCCTGTAGTCCTGAAGAGAGTCCCGGTTCGTTCTGCTCGATCGGCGCAAGGAACGAGTTCGGGTACCACGTGTTTCGGGCAGCCTGCGGCGCTAGATAGACCACGCTGTCCGTGAACCTCTCAGCGAACTGTAACATGCTCTGTGCTGTCGCTCCTCGGCCGTGGAGAAGGAGTACTGCCGCTTTGGCATCCTCTGGTGTGGCACCAGCCGTTGCAAGTGGCTGGTGCTGGTGTGGTCCATCCATCATTTCGTTTGCCTCTGTATCTGCTGTCATCAGGAAGTGGGGAAGTCGTGACGTTCGACCGGCAGGCCGAGGTCTTCGATGGCTGCTTCGAGATGTTCTTCCTTGGCGTACTCCGCCCCCGCCTCGACGCGCTTTTGCTGGGCGAGCGCGAGCGCTTCGCCGCGCTGGTCGTCGGGAATCTCGAACTTATCGGCAGCGAGTTCGATGGTGAGTCCGTTATGGTCGTACGTGTATATCGACCGGAAGATACCACGATCGACCTCGCTGTATCGGTGATCGTGCGCTTCGAGTGCCTCACTGATCTCAGCGAGGCGTTCGGGCTCGTACCGGAATGCGAGGTGATGAACCGCACCGACGCCCGGTCGCTGTGGGCCTTGATGTGACTGACGGTCTTCTTCAACGAAAAATGTGAGAATGCGGCCATCGCCTGTATCGAAGAACAGGTGGGTCACGTCGGGCGCGTCAAGGTTCGGCTGGCGCAGCACCAGCGGCATTCCGAGAACGTCCCGATAAAATTCGACTGTGTCCTCGATATTGCTTCCGATAAGAGTGATGTGGTCTACCCCGGCGAGCTGAGTCGCACTATCGGGATGCTCAGCTGTTACAGGCACTTCGTCATTGGTCGTCGATTGATCATCCGTCATAGTGGTACTCCGGTAGTAGATTCGTTTCCGAACCGCTAAAACGCTTGGAGACACCACAGTTATCAGGTAACACCGATGTTAGTACCAGACTGCACGCAAGAACGTGACGATCAACATGTCCTACCACGTGTCTCATGGTCGCTGCATTCGAGCAACTCGGCTCTGGCGACTAACCGTCCGCGACGATCTCTAGGACAGTGAGAACAGTTTAACAAACAACAACGCTTGACGAGGCTTGCCCCGAGGTCCAGCGGGCGATCAATATCTTTTATTACCATGCGGAGAAGGCTCGCGACTACGGGGCACGCGGAAACCGGCGAGCAGCCGCGATATGCGGCTGTCCACTGTCGAAGAACCGTCCGGTGTGGCTGCGCCCATCACGCTGTGGAACTGCTCGATTGCGATCCCCCCGTGGAAGATGGCTGCCACGCTCGCATCCGGGAACACCGTTGTGTTCAAACCTGCTGCGTCAGACCGAACATCGCCCGTAAATTCGTCATCTGTCTCGATGACGCTGGATTACTGAATGGCGTCGTCAACTACGTGACCGGCCCCAGTAGCGAAGTCGGTGACGAGGTCATGCGCCACGGCGATGGCGACATCGAAGCATTAGATGATCTCGTCTCAGTCACACCTACGGAGTTCATCAACGAACGTGACATCGATCCCCGTCTTGAACACGAGGTCACCACTACCGATCTTGAAGCCCGAACTGTTAGCGTCGTCGGTCCTGATGGCGAGCAGTTTGAGCAAGCATACGACTCCCTCCTGATCGCGACCGGCGCGCACGCGTCTCGTCCTGATATGCTGGGCACCGATATCGACGGCGTGTTTACGCTCCATAGTATAACTGCCGGCCGAGACATTCGTGAGTACGTCACTCGTGCTCGGAACGAGCACACGCCAAGATTTCACGACGGCTCCAACACGGCAGCACAGCAGTATCTCGACGCACAGCCACCAGAGACGGTTGCACTCGTCAGTGGCGGCTACATCGGTATCGAACTTGGCCTGACCGGCGCGGTCGCTACTGACGAGTATGGACGAACGAGCGTCTCGAACGTCTTTGCCGCGGGTGACTGCGCCGAAGTGGATAGCGTCGTAAGCGAGGAACCGATCTATGCCCCGCTCGCACTAACTGCCAACCGGTACGGAAGGGCCATCGGACAAACGGTTGCG
Coding sequences within it:
- a CDS encoding universal stress protein; this encodes MSRLLTKHLVVPVANEEDARETAQVLDCYEYGQITVVHVIEKGEGVPDKLPLEQAEQRASDAFGAFRGFIPEIETATVYRRDVVAAIIEVAVDVDASAIAFHPRGGNRFIKFISGDKTLKLITNVDRPVITLPEEAENE
- a CDS encoding zinc ribbon domain-containing protein; protein product: MSNSNKEPEPPDTLSDALIQRIDSLQLPELKAILSYVERRIEALRTPIEEEIEATAAGDVLQIENHGAYALVRKHPPDSDGPGANTEIVSLYHVRREPQLDGTESLHWAYLGDVHNSEQIRCNSCGCHLDKNASVCPHCGSENVSQSETEG
- a CDS encoding Lrp/AsnC family transcriptional regulator; amino-acid sequence: MSFQIDTVDEQILYYLSQEARHTSAPDIAEKVDVSAPTVRNRIRRLEEAGVIRGYHVDINYQEVDGRLTNYYVCSTGSRDREEMAQRVLDISGVINVREIMSGKGDLRITVVGTDTDDLTRIAQGITSLGIEIDDEDLIHREYFRPYAPFGPRDEELASPVTGVAGLAGDADVVEVIVREDAPIAGKTLQEANEKGLVPSDVLVVRINRDEGTITPTGKTLIKEDDFVTIHSRSGVTEETLRVFTGS
- a CDS encoding hydrolase, encoding MTNATATPSERLLTRENCAITFIDHQPEMVLGVNTIETGALQNNVGGLAKTADVYDIPVVLSTIGREHNGPLFEEIRDVLSDETVIDRTSMNSWENEAYVEAVEATGRDRLVMAGLWTEVCVCFAALSALDAGYDVYVVADACGGRTAADHEHALERMVNAGATPVTWAQVLYEIQRDWADDGAREAHQISIDHAGDFGMAVQYGDFLEE
- a CDS encoding alpha/beta hydrolase translates to MDGPHQHQPLATAGATPEDAKAAVLLLHGRGATAQSMLQFAERFTDSVVYLAPQAARNTWYPNSFLAPIEQNEPGLSSGLQAINDVLDEIADAGIGPEHTLLLGFSQGGCLTAEFVARNTQRYGGVAVLSGGLIGPEDTSRDYEGSLSDTPVFLGCSDDDPHVPQERVHESTDVFKDLGGDVTERIYEGMGHTVNEDELRVVTDLLNRLTKDGSE
- a CDS encoding VOC family protein produces the protein MTDDQSTTNDEVPVTAEHPDSATQLAGVDHITLIGSNIEDTVEFYRDVLGMPLVLRQPNLDAPDVTHLFFDTGDGRILTFFVEEDRQSHQGPQRPGVGAVHHLAFRYEPERLAEISEALEAHDHRYSEVDRGIFRSIYTYDHNGLTIELAADKFEIPDDQRGEALALAQQKRVEAGAEYAKEEHLEAAIEDLGLPVERHDFPTS
- a CDS encoding aldehyde dehydrogenase family protein codes for the protein MPRGPAGDQYLLLPCGEGSRLRGTRKPASSRDMRLSTVEEPSGVAAPITLWNCSIAIPPWKMAATLASGNTVVFKPAASDRTSPVNSSSVSMTLDY